From Amycolatopsis sp. YIM 10, the proteins below share one genomic window:
- the nhaA gene encoding Na+/H+ antiporter NhaA yields the protein MSRSPRARPVLFSRRSWPETRRIADILRKETIGGALLLAAAVVAVVLANSPWSGFYESVRSFELGPSALHLDLPVATWAADGLLAVFFFVAGLELKREFVAGDLRDPRRAVVPIAAACGGVAVPALIYVAINAGGGEAARGWAIPTATDIAFALAVLAVVGRCLPSALRTFLLTLAVVDDLLAILIIALFYTDDLQIVPLLLALAPLGIFTLLVQYRVRSWWLLLPLAALTWMWVHESGVHATVAGVLLGFAVPVLRSERAGGPDAGPGLAEHFEHRFRPLSAAVAVPVFALFAAGVPLGGWDGLRSALTDPVALGIVAGLVVGKTVGISGATWLLSRFTKAELDDGLGWVDVLGLAMLGGVGFTVSLLIGELAFGAGSEPDDHARVAILAGSLLAALLATIILRARNRVYRRIHELENIDQDADGIPDIYERRDDT from the coding sequence ATGTCCCGCAGTCCTCGAGCCCGTCCGGTGTTGTTCAGCCGCAGGTCGTGGCCGGAAACCCGGCGGATCGCCGACATCCTGCGCAAGGAGACGATCGGCGGGGCGTTGCTGCTGGCCGCCGCCGTGGTCGCGGTGGTGCTGGCGAACTCGCCGTGGAGCGGGTTCTACGAGTCGGTGCGTTCCTTCGAACTCGGCCCGTCGGCGCTGCACCTGGATCTGCCCGTGGCGACCTGGGCCGCGGACGGGTTGCTGGCTGTCTTCTTTTTTGTCGCCGGGCTGGAGCTGAAACGCGAGTTCGTCGCCGGGGACCTGCGTGATCCACGCCGGGCGGTCGTGCCGATCGCCGCGGCCTGTGGCGGGGTGGCCGTTCCGGCGTTGATCTACGTCGCGATCAACGCCGGGGGTGGTGAGGCGGCCCGCGGCTGGGCGATCCCGACGGCCACCGACATCGCCTTCGCGCTGGCGGTGCTGGCCGTGGTCGGGCGCTGCCTGCCCTCGGCGCTGCGGACCTTCCTGCTCACCCTGGCCGTGGTCGACGACCTGCTCGCGATCCTGATCATCGCCTTGTTCTACACCGATGACCTGCAGATCGTGCCGCTGCTGCTGGCGCTGGCGCCGCTGGGGATATTCACCCTGCTGGTGCAGTACCGGGTGCGGTCGTGGTGGCTGCTGTTGCCGCTGGCCGCGCTGACCTGGATGTGGGTGCACGAATCAGGCGTCCACGCCACCGTGGCCGGGGTGCTGCTCGGTTTCGCCGTGCCGGTGCTGCGCAGTGAACGCGCCGGGGGACCGGACGCCGGGCCCGGGTTGGCCGAGCACTTCGAGCACCGGTTCCGGCCGTTGTCCGCGGCGGTGGCCGTGCCGGTGTTCGCGTTGTTCGCCGCCGGTGTGCCGCTCGGTGGCTGGGACGGCCTGCGCAGCGCGCTGACCGACCCGGTGGCACTGGGCATCGTGGCCGGTCTGGTGGTGGGCAAGACCGTCGGGATCTCCGGTGCCACCTGGCTGCTGTCCCGGTTCACCAAGGCCGAGCTGGACGACGGGCTGGGCTGGGTGGATGTGCTCGGCCTGGCCATGCTCGGCGGTGTCGGGTTCACCGTCTCACTGCTGATCGGCGAACTGGCTTTCGGCGCGGGCAGCGAACCCGACGACCACGCCCGCGTCGCCATCCTCGCCGGATCATTGCTGGCCGCGCTCCTGGCCACGATCATCCTGCGTGCCCGCAACCGGGTCTACCGGCGAATCCACGAACTGGAGAACATCGACCAGGACGCCGACGGAATCCCAGACATCTACGAACGCCGCGACGACACCTGA
- a CDS encoding Lrp/AsnC family transcriptional regulator, which produces MDELDTALLTLLQEDAKQTNKELARRLHIAQSTCLERVRELTRRGIVRGHRVEVDLKKIGRPVQAMVAVRLRPPDRAVIESFRAFVTSLPEVLSVFVMSGSDDFLLHIAVADNDHLSGFILDRLTQRKEIVDVRTSVIFDHFRRPVVTPSAPDEL; this is translated from the coding sequence GTGGACGAACTTGATACGGCGTTGCTGACCCTGCTGCAGGAGGACGCCAAGCAGACCAACAAGGAACTCGCGCGGCGCCTGCACATCGCGCAGTCGACCTGCCTGGAGCGGGTGCGGGAACTGACCCGGCGCGGGATCGTGCGCGGCCACCGCGTCGAGGTGGATCTGAAGAAGATCGGCAGGCCGGTGCAGGCGATGGTCGCGGTGCGGCTGCGCCCGCCGGACCGCGCGGTGATCGAGTCCTTCCGCGCCTTCGTGACCAGCCTGCCCGAGGTGCTCTCGGTTTTTGTGATGTCCGGCAGCGACGACTTCCTGCTGCACATCGCCGTCGCCGACAACGACCACCTCAGCGGCTTCATCCTCGACCGCCTCACCCAGCGCAAGGAGATCGTGGACGTCCGGACCTCGGTCATCTTCGACCACTTCCGCCGTCCGGTGGTGACCCCGTCGGCTCCGGACGAGCTGTAG
- a CDS encoding cytochrome c biogenesis CcdA family protein, whose amino-acid sequence MDPQTLGFALAAGLVAALNPCGFAMLPAYLTLVITGQDGGARGRTALVGRALTATATMALGFLVVFGAFGLIVAPLAASVQQYLPAITVVIGAALLGLGLWMLTGRELTLFLPEPGKGAPTARLGSMFGYGLAYAIASLSCTIGPFLAVTSATFRGGSVLGGITAYLAYGLGMTLVVGVLATAVALASSAVTTGFRRMLPHINRIGGGLLVLVGLYVGYYGVYELRLYFGDGDAGDPVIEAAGAIQETLAGWVDSIGVLPLLAVLAAMILGAVVLSRRKAGKRGPE is encoded by the coding sequence GTGGACCCGCAGACGCTGGGCTTCGCGCTGGCCGCCGGGCTGGTGGCGGCGCTGAACCCGTGCGGCTTCGCGATGCTGCCCGCCTACCTGACCCTGGTGATCACCGGGCAGGACGGCGGGGCACGCGGCCGCACCGCACTGGTCGGCCGGGCACTGACGGCCACCGCCACGATGGCACTGGGCTTCCTGGTGGTGTTCGGCGCATTCGGCCTCATCGTCGCGCCGCTGGCGGCCTCGGTGCAGCAGTACCTGCCCGCGATCACCGTGGTGATCGGCGCCGCGCTGCTCGGGCTCGGCCTCTGGATGCTCACCGGGCGGGAACTCACCCTGTTCCTGCCCGAGCCGGGCAAGGGCGCGCCGACCGCGCGGCTGGGCTCGATGTTCGGCTACGGCCTGGCCTACGCGATCGCCTCGCTGTCCTGCACGATCGGCCCCTTTCTCGCGGTCACCAGCGCCACCTTCCGCGGCGGTTCCGTTCTCGGCGGCATCACCGCCTACCTCGCCTACGGCCTGGGCATGACACTGGTCGTCGGCGTGCTCGCGACCGCCGTGGCGCTGGCCAGTTCCGCCGTGACCACCGGTTTCCGCCGGATGCTGCCGCACATCAACCGGATCGGCGGCGGACTGCTCGTCCTCGTCGGCCTGTACGTCGGCTACTACGGCGTCTACGAACTACGGCTGTACTTCGGCGACGGCGACGCCGGCGACCCCGTGATCGAGGCCGCCGGCGCCATCCAGGAAACCCTGGCCGGTTGGGTGGACAGCATCGGCGTGCTGCCACTGCTGGCCGTACTCGCCGCGATGATCCTCGGCGCCGTGGTGCTCAGCCGTCGCAAGGCGGGCAAACGCGGGCCGGAATGA
- a CDS encoding DMT family transporter: MAAILAAALIWSSSFAVTKVALAEIPPMTIGALRFVLAAVILGLLVHTRRDKRLPSPRQRLRIGFAGLLGITVYFAVENIGVAWATASDATLIVAAYPIITLVLEILCGRARFSAVRFAGMLVAIAGVWLVVRGQTGGGGEHRLWGDLLLLAGGVVWAVYNLVAQRDDSGASPIVITYYQTLAGAGGFVLLSLFEADRWTVPSGGNLLRIGFLAALCSVAAFLLYNHGLRRLESSVAVNLLNIVPVAGLGWAVLLAGESLELHQLLGGAVVIAGVTLGSYRKSTPHSTKDG; this comes from the coding sequence GTGGCCGCGATCCTCGCCGCCGCGCTGATCTGGAGCAGCTCGTTCGCGGTCACGAAGGTGGCACTCGCCGAGATCCCGCCGATGACCATCGGCGCACTGCGCTTCGTGCTCGCCGCGGTGATCCTCGGCCTGCTGGTGCACACCCGCCGGGACAAGCGGCTCCCCTCCCCGCGCCAGCGGCTGCGCATCGGATTCGCGGGCCTTCTCGGCATCACGGTGTACTTCGCGGTGGAGAACATCGGTGTCGCCTGGGCCACCGCTTCCGACGCGACGCTGATCGTCGCCGCCTACCCGATCATCACGCTGGTGCTGGAAATCCTGTGCGGCCGCGCCCGGTTCTCCGCCGTCCGGTTCGCCGGGATGCTGGTGGCGATCGCCGGGGTGTGGCTGGTCGTGCGCGGCCAGACCGGTGGTGGCGGCGAGCACCGCCTGTGGGGCGACCTGCTCCTCCTCGCGGGCGGCGTCGTCTGGGCGGTGTACAACCTCGTCGCCCAGCGGGACGACTCCGGCGCCTCGCCGATCGTGATCACCTACTACCAGACACTGGCGGGCGCGGGCGGTTTTGTGCTGCTCTCGCTGTTCGAAGCGGACCGCTGGACCGTGCCGTCCGGAGGAAACCTGCTGCGGATCGGCTTTCTCGCGGCACTGTGCTCGGTGGCGGCGTTCCTGCTCTACAACCACGGCCTCCGGCGGCTCGAATCGAGCGTCGCGGTCAACCTGCTCAACATCGTCCCGGTCGCCGGCCTGGGCTGGGCCGTGCTGCTGGCGGGCGAGTCGCTCGAACTCCACCAACTGCTCGGTGGTGCCGTCGTGATCGCCGGCGTGACGCTGGGCAGCTACCGGAAGTCGACCCCTCACTCCACAAAGGACGGATGA
- a CDS encoding protein disulfide oxidoreductase: MKLFRSVGLVIATFVLIAGCGTPAGTGGQPGTPPPPAAPGTPGTTEPATAAGPEQLRFDVKTIDGKDFSGQSLAGKPAVLWFWAPWCPVCQREAPTVAKAAQASTGTTFVGVAAQDEVPAMRDFVAKYQLGTFEHLADLDAAVWKRFGVTKQPAFAFIGADGSVDVVKGTLSEQDLAARVGALSGT, encoded by the coding sequence GTGAAGCTCTTCCGGTCCGTGGGACTGGTTATCGCCACATTCGTGCTGATCGCGGGGTGCGGCACGCCCGCGGGCACCGGCGGGCAGCCCGGCACACCACCACCCCCGGCCGCACCGGGCACGCCAGGCACCACGGAACCGGCCACCGCCGCCGGGCCCGAACAGCTCCGGTTCGACGTGAAAACCATCGACGGCAAGGACTTCTCCGGGCAGAGCCTCGCGGGCAAGCCCGCGGTGCTGTGGTTCTGGGCGCCGTGGTGCCCGGTGTGCCAGCGGGAAGCCCCGACCGTGGCCAAGGCAGCGCAAGCGAGCACCGGCACCACCTTCGTCGGGGTCGCCGCCCAGGACGAGGTGCCCGCGATGCGGGACTTCGTGGCCAAGTACCAACTGGGCACCTTCGAGCACCTCGCCGACCTGGACGCCGCGGTGTGGAAACGGTTCGGCGTGACCAAGCAACCGGCGTTCGCGTTCATCGGCGCGGACGGCTCGGTGGACGTGGTCAAGGGCACGCTGTCCGAACAGGACCTCGCCGCGCGCGTCGGCGCGCTCTCCGGCACCTGA
- a CDS encoding BTAD domain-containing putative transcriptional regulator has translation MEHDRTGQPGFAAGVLGALEVRLDGVPLPLGPSRQRSVLAVLLLAADRVVPIDRLMDRVWGARAPARSRSVLRTYLSQLRQTLAPAGVTITWQDIGYRLSIGTGEVDVHRFRRLLSEARAGNDPVRAVELADEALALWRGDPLAELDTPWAEEIRERLDNERVAAAADRIDWALECGRHRELLPDLFTRTAADPLNERAAGQLILALYRDGRQADALEHFQRLRRHLIDELGTEPGAELQHLHQRILAADLGPVRATAASPVPRQLPAPPAPFVGRQEELDRLDAALAETGGMGIAAVAGPGGIGKTWLALHWAHRHLDRFPDGQLFVDLHGFSPGGDQVDPAVAVRGFLDALGVDRARLPAEPAARAALYRSLVAGKRLLVVLDNAAGAEQVVPLLPGSPSCAVLVTGRVKLASLIDRHGARHVRLDVLTEEEAYALLAERLGDLRVATEPAAGELAELCGYYPLALSITARHAATRPRVPLAEFAAELRELGMDMLDNDDPAASLPAALSWSLRAMTGAQRTVFALLGSAPGPGISLPAAAALLGLSPMRTRKALQALEDASLIDRHAGDRYAMHDLIRAYAATVDVPEPERRAASVRVLDFYLHTAHAAERLLNPHRQPIDLPSPAADVQVHPLPDDTAAMAWLTAEHPQLLAAQQAAAAAGHHRVVWQLAWTLHTFHYRRGLFRDELAVWQAALTAAEPHPAVRSLVQRLLGRAHALLGQLTEATEHLNRALELAERHHDTALLAYTHYDLAGTWELSGNDQRALEHGERALDLFRGLDQPVREAQALNGVGWSAARLGDFETARSHCQAALVLHRRHHDAQGEAATLDSLGYVEHQTGRHRQAVHHYRRALALRRELGHAYEAANTLDNCGHPYAALGEHDQAREVWWEALELYREQGRTEDFERVRRQLDGLGAWPRITATVSAAR, from the coding sequence ATGGAGCACGACCGGACCGGGCAACCGGGGTTCGCGGCGGGGGTTCTCGGCGCGCTGGAGGTGCGCCTCGACGGGGTTCCGCTCCCGCTGGGCCCGTCCCGGCAGCGGTCGGTGCTCGCGGTGCTGCTGCTGGCAGCGGACCGGGTGGTGCCGATCGATCGTCTGATGGACCGCGTCTGGGGCGCCCGGGCGCCCGCGCGGTCGCGGTCGGTGTTGCGCACCTACCTTTCTCAGCTGCGCCAGACGCTCGCCCCGGCCGGTGTCACGATCACCTGGCAGGACATCGGTTACCGGTTGAGCATCGGAACCGGTGAGGTCGATGTGCATCGGTTCCGCCGGCTGCTCAGCGAGGCGCGCGCCGGTAACGACCCCGTTCGCGCGGTGGAGCTGGCCGACGAGGCGCTGGCGTTGTGGCGCGGGGATCCGCTGGCCGAACTGGACACCCCATGGGCCGAGGAAATCCGCGAACGCCTGGACAACGAACGGGTCGCCGCCGCGGCCGACCGCATCGACTGGGCGCTGGAGTGCGGGCGGCACCGCGAACTCCTGCCCGATCTGTTCACCCGCACGGCCGCCGACCCGCTCAACGAGCGCGCCGCCGGGCAGCTGATACTCGCCCTCTACCGCGACGGTCGCCAGGCCGACGCGCTGGAGCACTTCCAGCGCCTCCGGCGGCACCTGATCGACGAACTGGGCACCGAGCCGGGTGCCGAACTCCAGCACCTCCACCAGCGCATCCTCGCCGCTGACCTGGGTCCCGTCCGCGCCACGGCCGCCAGTCCGGTACCCCGCCAGCTGCCCGCGCCACCGGCGCCGTTCGTCGGCAGGCAGGAGGAACTGGACCGGCTGGACGCCGCCCTCGCCGAGACCGGCGGCATGGGCATCGCGGCCGTCGCCGGGCCGGGCGGTATCGGCAAGACCTGGCTGGCGCTGCACTGGGCCCACCGGCACCTCGACCGGTTCCCCGACGGGCAGTTGTTCGTCGACCTGCACGGGTTCAGCCCCGGTGGCGATCAGGTGGATCCGGCGGTCGCGGTGCGGGGATTTCTCGACGCGCTCGGCGTGGACCGCGCCCGCCTGCCCGCCGAGCCGGCCGCGCGGGCGGCGCTGTACCGCAGCCTGGTCGCGGGGAAGCGCCTGCTGGTGGTGCTGGACAACGCGGCCGGCGCGGAGCAGGTGGTTCCCCTGCTGCCCGGCAGCCCGTCGTGTGCCGTGCTGGTCACCGGCCGCGTCAAGCTGGCCTCGCTGATCGACCGGCACGGTGCCCGCCACGTGCGACTGGACGTCCTCACCGAGGAGGAGGCGTACGCGCTGCTGGCCGAACGGCTGGGGGACCTGCGGGTGGCCACCGAGCCCGCGGCCGGCGAACTGGCCGAGTTGTGCGGGTACTACCCGCTCGCGCTGTCGATCACGGCCCGGCACGCCGCCACCCGCCCGCGCGTCCCGCTCGCCGAGTTCGCCGCCGAACTGCGTGAGCTGGGCATGGACATGCTGGACAACGACGATCCCGCCGCCAGCCTGCCCGCGGCGCTGTCCTGGTCGCTGCGCGCGATGACCGGCGCGCAGCGCACGGTTTTCGCCCTGCTGGGCAGCGCGCCCGGTCCCGGCATCAGCCTGCCCGCGGCGGCCGCGCTGCTCGGGCTCTCCCCGATGAGGACGCGAAAAGCGTTGCAGGCCTTGGAAGACGCCTCGCTGATCGATCGCCACGCCGGTGACCGCTACGCCATGCACGACCTGATCCGCGCCTACGCCGCCACCGTAGATGTGCCCGAGCCCGAGCGGCGGGCAGCTTCGGTGCGGGTACTGGATTTCTACCTGCACACGGCACACGCCGCCGAGCGCCTGCTCAATCCCCACCGCCAGCCGATCGACCTGCCGTCACCCGCGGCCGACGTCCAGGTCCACCCGCTGCCCGACGACACGGCCGCGATGGCCTGGCTCACCGCCGAACATCCCCAGTTGCTGGCCGCCCAGCAGGCCGCGGCCGCCGCCGGGCACCACCGCGTGGTGTGGCAGCTGGCGTGGACGCTGCACACCTTCCACTACCGGCGCGGGCTTTTCCGTGACGAGCTGGCGGTGTGGCAGGCCGCGCTGACGGCGGCCGAGCCGCATCCCGCCGTGCGCAGCCTCGTGCAGCGGCTACTCGGCCGCGCCCACGCCCTGCTGGGGCAGCTGACGGAGGCAACGGAGCACCTGAACCGGGCACTGGAACTGGCCGAGCGCCACCACGACACCGCTCTGCTGGCCTACACCCACTACGACCTCGCGGGCACCTGGGAACTGAGCGGGAACGACCAGCGCGCACTGGAACACGGCGAACGCGCTCTCGATCTCTTCCGCGGCCTCGACCAGCCGGTGCGGGAAGCGCAGGCGCTGAACGGGGTCGGCTGGTCGGCCGCCCGCCTCGGTGACTTCGAGACCGCCCGCTCGCACTGCCAAGCAGCTCTCGTCCTGCACCGGCGCCACCACGACGCCCAGGGTGAAGCGGCCACTTTGGACAGTCTCGGCTACGTCGAGCACCAGACGGGAAGGCACCGGCAGGCCGTCCACCACTACCGGCGGGCACTCGCCCTGCGCCGCGAACTCGGCCACGCCTACGAGGCCGCCAACACGCTGGACAACTGCGGCCACCCGTACGCCGCACTCGGCGAGCACGACCAGGCGCGCGAAGTGTGGTGGGAGGCGTTGGAGCTGTACCGCGAACAGGGCCGCACCGAAGATTTCGAGCGCGTGCGACGCCAACTCGACGGGCTCGGGGCGTGGCCGCGGATCACCGCGACCGTGTCTGCTGCCCGTTGA